The nucleotide sequence CACGCAGCCAGAGCTGCGCAGTTCTatgcttccttttcctttcaggCTGCCTCATGTATCGGGGAGACGCCCGGTTTCGAGCCGTCCCTTTTAGACGGCCCCTCGTCTGGTTTGGATTCCGTTTCCGGACAGACCCAAGGTGGCAAGCCACAGGCAAATCGATAATCACAAAGGCTCCTCCCACGGTAAAAATGGCAGCCGCATCGGGGATCTCTATGGGGATTGCCACAGGGAAGGAAAATCCCGATTTTTATCCGAGCTCTCCTTAGTTTAGATCTGTGCTGGGGAGACAAAAGTACCAAGGCCAGGAGCTCTCTGCCTCAGTCGAACTCTCTTCCCACCCTCGTAAGTTGGTGGCAGATAAActgaactaaataataataataataataataataataataataataataataataataataaatatttatactccgcccatccggctgggtttccccagccaccccaaTCTGCAATACAGGCACTTTATTTCTTCCTTGGCAAATCATGACAAGGGCAAGGTCTTGGGTTTCTGCACTGCCGCCTGCCGCCGAACGAGGCACAGTCGGGTCCTCGAGAGAAACAGTCAGGACATCCGGTCCGCCAGCGGACAAAAGGATTGTTCAAGCTCCATAGAGTTTGTTTTCGTGGTGCCCCGGAAACGGAAACGAGTGGAGAGCGGAAGCGGCTGTTGTTGGACTGGACCTTGTATTCCGGTTGATCCGCCGGGTCTTTTCCTTGCCCCCCTCTcccagctcccccctcccttgcGAGGATGATGGTCTTGTCCTCGCGCGGGCGGGGGCGGGGCCTCTGGCTGGCCTGGCTGCTCGCAAGTCTTCTTGCAGGTAAGGAGGGCTCCGTTGCTATGGTAGCACCGCCAGGGGAAGGGGCAGCTGAGTGGAGATACTGAGGACAGGCGGCGCGCCTCCTTCGTGCACCtgtggggaatgggggggggggggcgagccaGCTAGGCTCGCGTCGCCACCCcttgttgctgcttctttttaaaaagctttggaGAAGTAGGAAGCAACTCCTCtttcttctgtttctctctctggaGAACAAACAAGATAGGGCAGAAGGTAAAATGTAGTCTTGCGCTTGGGAAACTTGCAGGCCTACGTGCGGCCTCGTTTGATCCAGCAAACCAAGCGCTGCTTTACCAAGCGGGAGCAGATGCCTAAGTGACAGATCTAGTGTTGTGTACTCTTGTTTTATAAGCTTGAAGTGTGCTTGCGGGTCCtaggggatttgggggtggggggaagcagacCACACAATTCTGAAATTGCCCACCCCTGCTGAATATGTAGAGTGGTAGCCAAAGTTGAACTTGTATTCTTGGGTGGCAGGAttctattttttgttgttgtatgtttCTTTTCTGTACATATCTTGGATGGGGTCTATTTTCTACAGTACAAAGAAAGACTTAATAAAAAACGACACTGGGCTTTGGTcaacaacacagtggtacctcgggttaagtacttaatttgttccggaggtccgtacttaagctgaaactgtttaacctgaagaccactttagctaatggggcctcctgctgctgctgcgccgccagagcacgatttctgttcttatcctgaagcaaagttcttaacctgaagcactatttctgggttagcgaagtctgtaacctgaagcgtatgtaacctgaagcgtatgtaacccgaggtaccactgtactgaatattTCATGCCACACTGGTATTTATGGTGAGGTGAGGGTGACAGTGGTTGCTGCAGTGTGTGAGCCTCACTGAACGGTTTGCTTCTTTGAGCCCCCTCAATTCACACATTGGATTGTAAGTTCCACCCACTGCTGCGTTGTGGCGTTGAATAAAGATAGATGTACTCCTATTGTTCAGCACTAAAGATGTTATATGTTCTTGCATTTTTTGTAGCAGTAGCTGAAATGGAAGAAACCACTGACTCGCCATCTGAAAAGTTAAGTGAAACTGCTGTACCATTCGCTGTGAAAAGCAGTTCTGTACCTGCAAGCAGCGATGGGCCTAAAGAATCAGTACAATACAGGACTGCAGAGATAGCTGATGCTATGATGGGTAGCAGCATACCTGCAGCTGAGCCTGTAATTCTGTCAGTTGTTCCAGGTGAGTCCAAGGAGAGACAGGTCTTGGAGCATGACACCGGCACCTGTGATGCAGCCGTTGATGGTGAATGCAGTACGCAGggtattgtttcatttttatctCAACCTGGGTCTCCTATACAAGAGCAAGTAATAGATTCACCTGTAGTTCTGGAAGCAGTGCATCCTTCATCAGGAGAGGACTCTAATAGCACAGATGGTATGAAAACCCCAAAAGTGAATTGTGAGGAAAGAAACATTACAGGGATAACAAACTTCACATTACAAATCTTGAATATTTCACAAGTAAGTAGAAAGCACTCtaattgatttatatatatatataaattattttaatttaagaGTTTTTTTCATTTGTCATCTTATTATCAGAATTCTTTGTATAAATGTGGAAGGCATAACTTGCTTGAATAAAATTATTCAGGAAGAAAAAGGATGAATTCTGTGTATATTCTGTATTTGTTTTCCTCAAGCCTGAAGGCTGCATCTTATACTACTACCCTTACATCTCACTTTAGACCACCTCACTTTTTCTGGCTGGCAGGACAGATAGTTATCTCCCTACCCTCTGGTGAGCCAAatttggcaggtgggtgtgggaACAGTTGTGCATAGCCAAACTGAACTCTCTGCAAACTGCCACACACTGCTCCTTTCAACTTCTGattttggaagttgaaagggACTTTGGGGGCTGCTTCAAAGAGCAGTCCTAGGAGGGAGAGGCAATTTCTATTTCACGGAaactgcttcttcctccttgaGCAAGGTGCTTTCCTATTGCTTATCTGCCCATGCCTTACTCTAGCAAATAAACATGCCTTGCTCCAGTAAAGAAATAACCAGGAGGTTGCTTTAAGCTGTTGGTTGCTCCTTTGGAAGCCCCACTGTTACCAGTATGACATTGGgtgtaggggggggggtgtatgggtGAGCAGGTGTGGGTCCTCCAAAATAACCTGGCCGGCCAAATTTGGCCTATGCCTGGGATGAGGTTGTGGGTTGTGTCTCTGCTGATGGTGGTAAATAGGTGAATGTCAAAATTTCTCCTGAACTTCATGGTTGCAATGAAAGTTAAAAGCcccctaagtacagtggtgccccgcaagac is from Podarcis muralis chromosome 2, rPodMur119.hap1.1, whole genome shotgun sequence and encodes:
- the TXNDC15 gene encoding thioredoxin domain-containing protein 15 isoform X1, which codes for MMVLSSRGRGRGLWLAWLLASLLAAVAEMEETTDSPSEKLSETAVPFAVKSSSVPASSDGPKESVQYRTAEIADAMMGSSIPAAEPVILSVVPGESKERQVLEHDTGTCDAAVDGECSTQGIVSFLSQPGSPIQEQVIDSPVVLEAVHPSSGEDSNSTDGMKTPKVNCEERNITGITNFTLQILNISQDLMEFLNPNGSDCTLVLFYTPWCRFSANLAPHFNSLPRAFPTLHFLALDASQHSSLSTRFGTVAVPNILLFQGAKPMARFNHTDRTLETLKSFIFNQTGIEPKSDVVVTEEDQDGPLPSTLTRGIDWLLLFSLLFLISFIMYATVRTESIRWLIPGQDQEHQE
- the TXNDC15 gene encoding thioredoxin domain-containing protein 15 isoform X2 is translated as MMVLSSRGRGRGLWLAWLLASLLAVAEMEETTDSPSEKLSETAVPFAVKSSSVPASSDGPKESVQYRTAEIADAMMGSSIPAAEPVILSVVPGESKERQVLEHDTGTCDAAVDGECSTQGIVSFLSQPGSPIQEQVIDSPVVLEAVHPSSGEDSNSTDGMKTPKVNCEERNITGITNFTLQILNISQDLMEFLNPNGSDCTLVLFYTPWCRFSANLAPHFNSLPRAFPTLHFLALDASQHSSLSTRFGTVAVPNILLFQGAKPMARFNHTDRTLETLKSFIFNQTGIEPKSDVVVTEEDQDGPLPSTLTRGIDWLLLFSLLFLISFIMYATVRTESIRWLIPGQDQEHQE